A genomic stretch from Petrotoga mexicana DSM 14811 includes:
- the nrdR gene encoding transcriptional regulator NrdR, producing the protein MKCPFCGYEETKVLDSRPVSNGTSIRRRRECLQCQARFTTYERYEQTRIRIIKKDGRRELYDRKKLMNGILKACEKRPVSTDQIEEIVDNIEEQLRRSGNSEIYSSEIGDKVMEQLKSIDQVAYVRFASVYKEFRDLDSFLQAIRELKNS; encoded by the coding sequence ATGAAATGTCCTTTCTGTGGTTACGAGGAAACTAAAGTTCTAGACTCAAGACCAGTTAGTAACGGCACTTCCATAAGAAGAAGAAGAGAGTGTTTGCAATGCCAAGCACGCTTTACAACTTATGAAAGATACGAACAAACAAGGATAAGAATAATAAAAAAAGATGGCAGAAGAGAACTATACGATAGAAAAAAACTAATGAACGGGATCTTAAAGGCATGTGAAAAAAGGCCTGTAAGTACGGATCAAATCGAAGAAATTGTTGATAATATAGAAGAACAATTAAGAAGAAGTGGCAATTCAGAAATTTATTCTTCTGAAATCGGTGATAAGGTTATGGAGCAATTGAAATCAATCGACCAGGTAGCTTATGTAAGATTTGCTTCGGTTTATAAAGAATTCAGAGATTTAGACAGTTTTTTACAGGCTATAAGAGAATTAAAAAATAGTTAA
- the greA gene encoding transcription elongation factor GreA, with the protein MAEQVYKLTREGYEKLKKEREELKKRLMGEVAQRIKEARELGDLSENSEYEEAKNEQGMIDSRIKEIDYILDNAEVIENGSNHDNSTVSLGKKVKIKDYRLNREQEFLLVTPQEANIEENKISIESPIGRSLLGRRKGEVINIKTARGSSKKIEIKEIS; encoded by the coding sequence GTGGCTGAACAAGTATACAAACTAACCAGAGAAGGGTACGAAAAATTAAAAAAGGAACGAGAAGAGCTTAAAAAAAGACTTATGGGGGAAGTTGCCCAAAGAATTAAAGAAGCCAGGGAATTGGGAGATTTATCAGAGAACAGTGAGTACGAAGAGGCAAAAAACGAACAAGGAATGATAGATTCAAGAATCAAAGAGATAGATTACATATTAGACAATGCAGAAGTAATTGAAAATGGAAGCAATCACGATAATTCTACCGTAAGTTTAGGAAAAAAGGTGAAAATAAAAGATTATAGATTGAATAGAGAACAGGAGTTCTTGCTAGTTACCCCTCAAGAGGCAAATATCGAAGAAAATAAGATCAGTATTGAATCTCCTATTGGAAGATCATTACTAGGAAGAAGAAAAGGGGAAGTTATCAACATTAAAACAGCCAGAGGAAGCTCAAAAAAAATAGAAATCAAAGAGATAAGCTAA
- the lysS gene encoding lysine--tRNA ligase, whose translation MDLRNIRIHLIKEMREKGYNPYKYNFQKNYTSQQIKDLFDSKIEAGQQLPDQAFNFAGRLMNLRKHGKSAFADLKDEFGRIQIYIRLDQVGQESYDFFKEYIDIGDWIGIKGYPFKTRTGELTLLALEIELLSKAIRPLPEKWHGLKDKEVRYRQRYVDMIANDDTIKTLRTRFLIIKYIREYLNNKGFLEVETPVLQSIMGGANARPFITHLNVYDIDMYLRIATELHLKRLVVGGMEKVYEIGKIFRNEGVSNKHNPEFTTIELYQAFADYNNMMELTEDLLYNITKKVHNKAKVTYQGEEIDFTPPFKRIKMREFIQENLGIDIVEASDQELKEFLKNQGEEVEIEDRYHYLDKVWDLVEDKIIQPTFVMDYPIELSPLAKRKKDDPRLTERFELIIKGNEIANAFSELNDPQDQFERFKKQMELKELGDEEAQMMDLDFIRALEYGLPPTGGLGIGIDRVCMLLTDTPTIRDIIPFPIVKPVSFEDEEAMLKEEETNE comes from the coding sequence ATGGATCTTAGAAATATACGAATACATCTAATTAAAGAAATGAGAGAAAAAGGATACAATCCGTATAAGTACAATTTTCAAAAAAATTATACTTCTCAACAAATTAAAGATCTTTTCGACAGTAAAATAGAGGCTGGCCAACAATTACCGGATCAAGCTTTTAATTTCGCCGGAAGGTTGATGAATCTAAGAAAACACGGCAAATCTGCTTTTGCTGATTTAAAGGATGAATTTGGACGTATCCAAATATATATCCGTTTAGATCAAGTAGGGCAAGAAAGTTATGATTTTTTCAAAGAATATATTGATATCGGAGATTGGATAGGAATAAAAGGTTATCCCTTCAAAACAAGAACCGGCGAATTAACCCTTTTGGCTTTAGAAATAGAATTACTTTCAAAGGCTATTCGCCCTCTTCCAGAAAAATGGCATGGACTCAAAGATAAAGAAGTTCGATATAGACAAAGATATGTGGATATGATCGCAAACGATGACACCATTAAAACCCTTAGAACACGTTTTTTAATCATCAAATACATTAGAGAATACTTAAACAACAAAGGTTTTTTAGAAGTCGAAACTCCTGTTCTCCAAAGTATAATGGGGGGAGCAAATGCAAGACCTTTTATTACCCATCTAAACGTTTATGATATAGATATGTACCTCCGGATAGCCACAGAACTACATCTAAAAAGATTGGTCGTCGGAGGCATGGAAAAAGTTTATGAAATAGGGAAAATATTCAGAAACGAAGGTGTTTCAAACAAACATAATCCAGAATTCACAACTATTGAGTTGTATCAAGCTTTTGCTGACTACAACAATATGATGGAACTAACCGAAGATCTCTTGTACAACATTACAAAAAAAGTTCACAACAAAGCAAAAGTTACATATCAAGGAGAAGAAATAGATTTCACACCTCCTTTCAAAAGAATAAAGATGAGAGAATTCATACAAGAAAATCTTGGAATAGATATAGTAGAAGCTAGTGATCAAGAACTAAAAGAGTTTTTGAAAAACCAAGGTGAAGAGGTAGAAATAGAAGACAGATACCATTATCTCGATAAAGTATGGGATTTAGTCGAAGATAAGATCATTCAACCTACATTTGTTATGGATTACCCTATAGAATTATCTCCACTAGCAAAAAGAAAAAAAGATGACCCAAGGTTGACCGAAAGGTTTGAATTAATAATAAAGGGCAACGAAATAGCTAACGCCTTTTCTGAATTGAATGATCCTCAAGATCAATTTGAAAGGTTTAAAAAGCAAATGGAACTGAAAGAGTTGGGCGATGAAGAAGCTCAAATGATGGATCTTGATTTCATAAGGGCCTTAGAATATGGTTTGCCACCAACTGGAGGGCTAGGAATAGGTATTGACAGAGTTTGTATGTTGCTCACCGATACTCCAACTATTCGCGACATAATACCTTTCCCAATTGTAAAACCAGTGTCTTTCGAAGACGAAGAAGCTATGTTGAAAGAAGAAGAGACTAACGAGTAA
- the ispE gene encoding 4-(cytidine 5'-diphospho)-2-C-methyl-D-erythritol kinase: MHLKAFGKVNLYLDVISRRKDSYHNILTLFQSINEHDDIFIEFSKSEIFESEPPLNISWDNNIIKKSIETFKKETGFYNFNLKIKLIKNLPMGGGLGGGSANAAAVLNFLSKNFKISEKDLFEISCKVGSDVPFLLKGGTAIGKGKGEILEFLEPLKLNIKIYPMNYNIDTKKMYEKIDQNWESIIHFGDPYKLYKALKNNDVITAKQNAFNVFEQVVFKEYPKLKQKKDDLEKDEEIIFALMSGSGSTLYKVIEAN; this comes from the coding sequence ATGCATTTAAAAGCCTTTGGAAAAGTTAACCTTTACTTAGATGTAATTAGTAGGAGAAAAGATAGTTACCATAATATTTTAACCCTTTTCCAATCTATTAACGAACACGACGATATATTTATCGAATTTTCTAAAAGTGAAATATTCGAATCAGAACCTCCTTTAAATATTTCATGGGATAATAATATAATAAAAAAGTCCATAGAGACCTTTAAAAAAGAAACGGGTTTTTACAATTTTAACTTAAAAATTAAGCTTATTAAGAATTTACCTATGGGTGGAGGATTAGGGGGCGGAAGTGCCAATGCCGCTGCTGTTTTAAACTTTCTCTCAAAGAATTTTAAAATATCAGAAAAAGACTTATTCGAAATAAGTTGCAAAGTTGGAAGTGATGTTCCTTTTTTGCTAAAAGGCGGAACGGCTATCGGTAAAGGCAAAGGAGAAATTTTAGAATTTTTGGAACCGTTAAAATTAAATATAAAAATATACCCCATGAACTATAACATTGATACTAAAAAAATGTATGAAAAAATAGACCAAAATTGGGAAAGTATCATCCATTTTGGTGATCCATACAAACTGTACAAAGCTTTAAAAAATAACGACGTTATAACTGCTAAACAAAATGCGTTTAACGTTTTCGAACAAGTGGTATTCAAAGAATATCCTAAATTGAAACAAAAAAAGGATGACCTAGAAAAGGATGAAGAAATTATATTTGCTTTGATGTCTGGTTCAGGTAGTACGTTATACAAAGTAATTGAAGCTAACTGA
- a CDS encoding EscU/YscU/HrcU family type III secretion system export apparatus switch protein — protein MSNSKKAVALRYKRGTDQAPKVVAKGIDSIARRIIEIAEEEHIPIVKSEKAVEEFYGLDLDEEIPAELYELAAEIIAFVYKLDKEFS, from the coding sequence ATGTCTAATTCAAAAAAAGCGGTAGCTTTACGGTATAAGCGAGGAACGGATCAGGCACCTAAAGTCGTTGCTAAAGGTATCGATTCAATAGCCAGAAGGATCATAGAAATAGCTGAAGAGGAACACATACCAATAGTTAAAAGCGAAAAAGCTGTTGAAGAGTTTTATGGTTTAGATTTGGATGAAGAAATTCCTGCCGAGTTGTATGAGCTAGCTGCTGAAATAATTGCTTTTGTCTATAAGCTAGATAAAGAGTTCAGTTAG